The DNA window TTCGAGCGATCGCCTTTGGCTAACAAGGGCGATCGTAGATGGCGGTACCGCGCCACAACAAGAGTTTTCAAGGCTTGGCATTAGATGCCGCCCTAGCGCAAAAGGGAGCCGAACCCCGCTGTGGGATTGGCGTGATAGACCTGCGCAGTGGCGATCTGGTGCATACGTTACGCATTGAAGGAGCCGTATCAGAACTCTATGACGTGGTGACCATCCCTAATGTGCAGCGCCCCATGGCCATCGGCATTCGCTCCGATGAAATCCGCCATGTGATTTC is part of the Leptolyngbya sp. CCY15150 genome and encodes:
- a CDS encoding DUF4915 domain-containing protein — translated: MAVPRHNKSFQGLALDAALAQKGAEPRCGIGVIDLRSGDLVHTLRIEGAVSELYDVVTIPNVQRPMAIGIRSDEIRHVISMGDG